AGCGTCAACATCCGGGCACAGCACAACGTCAACTTCTTCCCGGGCTGGGACACGCACCGTCTCGCCCTGACCTTCGAGGTGACCGGACTCGGCAACTACACCGTGGACGCGCCGTTCCTCGTCTCCGGCACCCTCTGGGCGCACGAGACGCCAGGCCCCGCGAGCTGGATCGGCGTCCTCCACACCCCGAGGCCGATCGGGCTGAAGTCCTTCGCCACGAGCCTCACGCTTGAGACGAGCGTGACCGACCGGCAACTGCACGGCTTGGAGAAGACGCGGGCGGGCAACGACCTGACCCTGCGCGCCGAACTCTCCCTGACCGCCCTGGCAGAGACAAAGCACTGGCCCGTCGCCGACGACCAGGAGATCATCCGCGTCCCGCACGCGACGTGGAGCAACGCCCTCACCCAGCTCGATGCCGGCGCCTTCGTCGACGTCCTCATCCCGATCACCACCGTGGAGGCCCGGGCCATCGCCGCACGACGGATCCGCGAGGCCAAGACCGCCATCCAGGGCCAGCGCTACGAGCACGCCGTGACCCTCGCCCGCCAGGCCCTCGACGCCGTACGCGACGCCTGCAACACCGTGAACGTCAACGCGCGGGCGCTGTCGAAGACGAAGAAGGACGACCGGGACCAGGAGGAGCGCTGGGCGGTGCTCACCCAGAGCGCCTACCACCTCTTCAGCGGCGCCCCGCACGACGACGCGGGCAACACCGAGAACTTCAACTGGACCCGCGCCGACGCAGTTGCGGCAGTCGCCACGGCTGCCGGCCTGCTCGCCCGGCTTGAGGATCGCCCGTAGCGGGCCGACGACCGCACAGCCTGCCGTCGGCCATGCTCCGGTCCATTCGTCCGCTGTCAGCGCGACTGGATCCAGAGGCCGCCGTACGCGACGACGGCGCCGCCGACCGCGGTTGCGGCGCCTCGGAGCAGATGCAGCCCCGCCTCGTTCCGTAGCTGCCGGGCACGCCGGACCCACCGGGCTTTCGAGGGCGTTGGGAGGGGTTCCGGGTCCGGGCTGTTGCCCATACGCTCGGGCTTGGACATGAGCTTCTCCTTCGTCGGGGATGTTCGGTCCTCTGCAGACGGCTCCCTGGCCACCAGGGGGCCGTCGCCGTTTTCGACGACAGCCGTGCCGTGTTGGTAGTGCAGCGCAAAGAGCCTGATGAGGCAGCACAGCGCGAAGAAGCATTGATGGTGCTGAAGAAGTGAATCGTTCAGTGATGTGCACTGTTCTTCGCTGAACTTCAGCGATTTTCACCGAACTTCAGCACTTCACGCTTAGCCTGATGTGCCGGGGGCGTGATGGTCACGGCATGGCAAGGCGGTGGGGCATGAGCGGCGTCGGAGAGACCTACCAAGCGGAACTAGAGACGTCGGCGGCGGAGCTGCGCAAGCTGAGAGGCCACCTGTCTCAGCGGCCGGACCTGAAGCAGATAGCGGCCATGGCTGGCGTGTCGACGGCAACGGTCAGCGCCGTCTTGAACGGTAGGACGCACCCGGGGTCGGAGGTGTACATGGCCTTGGTCCGAGTGCTCCTTACTTTTGACACGGGCGACAAGGCACCCCTGAACCATCCGGAGATTCCGCTCTGGCGCGAGCGCTGGCGTCGCGTTCAGGAGCTGAAGGAGCACCACAAGACCCGTTCTCCGAGACGAGCTTCCCAAACCGCAGAGACCGTGAGCGCTGATGGGCTCGCAGAACAAGTCGTACTTTCCCTCATGCGCCGCGGTGAGCGGATCCAGATGTTCCCTATGGCAGAAGGGCTTGAGGGAGTCTGGGATGTGGCCTTCTCGCCGGACGGCCAGCTCATCGCGACCGGTCACGGCCTCCGGACTGTTCAGCTCTGGGACACCATCGCGCAGCGGCGCTCGGGTGGAGCGCTTGTAGGCGGACACATCGGGCAGGTACAGGCGGTCCGGTTCTCGCCCAACGGCAAGCTGTTGGCGAGCGGCAGCGCGGACGGACGGATCATGCTCTGGGACGTTTCTACCGGGCACAGCATCAGCCCGCCTCTGCCTGTCGGTTCAGGCGAGGCTTGGACGATCGCGTTTTCCCCGGATGGACGACTTCTTCTCGGTGCCGGACGTACCGTGCGCGTCTGGGACATCACCGACCCTGAACAGCCTGAAGCCGTGTCGAAACTCGGAGGCAGCCTCAGCGCCGGCCTCGCGGTATCCACAGAGGGACTTCTTGCTACTGGGCACTCCGGCGGTGCAGTCCAGATATGGAACCTGGAAACGCTGGCGAAGGACGGCGCTCCCCTGCACGGCCACGCTGGAGACGTCACCGCCGTGGCGTTCTCACCTGACGGCAAACGGCTCGCCACTGCGAGCCGAGCAGTACAGCTGTGGGACATGGACTCGCGCAACATGTCCGGCGAGCCCTTTACTGATGCCAACGGCATGATCCATGCGGTGTCCTTCTCACCTGACGGTCTTCTGCTCACCGCTGTTGCCCATGCAGACCCTCAAGGCTCGCGTGTTGCAGATGATGGTGATGACGACGAAGGCGAAGAGACCCTCGCCCCGGTCGACACCATCCACGTGTGGGAATCCTCCTCAAGGCAGGTTGTCTGCGATCCCCTAATCGGTCACACCTCGAGAATTTGGGGCGCTGCCTTCTCCCCCGATAGTCGCCTATACGCGACGGGTAGCGCAGATGGACAGCTACGACTGTGGATCATGCCAACGTCTCGCGCTTAGCAGCCACCTGCGCATACCCCTACACCCGCGGCTGACGGACAGCTATGCCCACCGCATCCCGATCGCGGACAGCTGCTCCACCCGCTCCGGCGTGAGCGTCGCAGCCCGGGAACGTTGGTTACCGATCCAGGCGCCCAGCTTGATCTGCCGCTCCACATGGTCCCCGCCACCGTCACCGCCGATCACGATGGTCTCTACGTGCTTCCTGGGCACCTGCAGGTGTCCCTCGCGCTCGTAGAACTGCTGGGCGGCGGTGAAGTTGAGTGCCCACTTGTCGGCCTGCGTACGGCGCGGCTTCGGCTTCTCCTCCTCGGTCGCGGGCTCGATTCCGAGGACCTGCTCGCACATCCACTGCTGCACGGCGGTGAGCTTGTCCCAGCCCAGACGCTGAGCGCGCACCCACCGCCCGAGATCCTCAGACTGCACCAGCACCTCGCCCGGCTCGGTAGGCAGTTCGCCGCCCTGCTCCAGGTGCTGCCGGGTGAGGTGAAACGCCCTCTGCCACTCCACCGGCCAGGTGGGACACCACGACGGGTCGATCTCCTCCAACTGCTCCCGCCGGTCCTCCGACAGGGCGCCGGCCGACGACCCCACGGGCAGCCCCTCGGCACGCCGCTGCTCGATCTCGGCAGCCTTCCGAGCGGCGGCCCGCGCGTTCTTCAGAAAGATGCCCACCTTCGCACCCTGGTAGGTGGCGTCCAGCGGCGCCAGGAGGTGGCCGTGTTCGGCAGCCCACCCGCGAACGGCAGCAAGGCCCTCCTCCCACGCGACGTCGAAGTGCGACCACACCATGCCCAGCTTCTCCAGCTGCTCGACACGGTCCTCGTCCAGCGTCCCGCGGGCGTAGAACCGCCTCGCATCGGCCACCCATTGCCCCAGCGGAAAGTTGGCCAGCGAGGCCGGCCACCCCGCAGCCTGAGCCTCGTGTGCCTTCGGCACGCGGAACGTGAACGGCACCTTCAGGTCCCCGTGCTCGCGGGCGTAGATGACGGAGGCCTCCACGCCCCGCCTCCAGTGCTCGTGTTCCGGGTTGAGGACCCGCAGGTTGATGAACGCCGCCAGCTGCGCCGGGTCACGCGGCGTGGAGAACTTCAACAGCGCCTTCGCCGGAGCCGAAGCCCCGCCCTCGCCCGCACCCTTCTCCTTGCCCTTCTCGCCCTTCTGGACGGGCTTGTAGCGGCTCGGT
This sequence is a window from Streptomyces sp. NBC_00271. Protein-coding genes within it:
- a CDS encoding WD40 repeat domain-containing protein; amino-acid sequence: MSGVGETYQAELETSAAELRKLRGHLSQRPDLKQIAAMAGVSTATVSAVLNGRTHPGSEVYMALVRVLLTFDTGDKAPLNHPEIPLWRERWRRVQELKEHHKTRSPRRASQTAETVSADGLAEQVVLSLMRRGERIQMFPMAEGLEGVWDVAFSPDGQLIATGHGLRTVQLWDTIAQRRSGGALVGGHIGQVQAVRFSPNGKLLASGSADGRIMLWDVSTGHSISPPLPVGSGEAWTIAFSPDGRLLLGAGRTVRVWDITDPEQPEAVSKLGGSLSAGLAVSTEGLLATGHSGGAVQIWNLETLAKDGAPLHGHAGDVTAVAFSPDGKRLATASRAVQLWDMDSRNMSGEPFTDANGMIHAVSFSPDGLLLTAVAHADPQGSRVADDGDDDEGEETLAPVDTIHVWESSSRQVVCDPLIGHTSRIWGAAFSPDSRLYATGSADGQLRLWIMPTSRA